TGGCCGCCTCCGGTGCGGTGCTGCCCGAGGTACTGGCCGCCGCGGCGGAGCTGGCCGAGGAGGGCGTCGCCGCGCACGTGGTGGACGTGACCTCGCTGGATCGGCTCTACCGGGCCTGGCAGCGCACCCTGCGCCAGGGCGTACGGACCGCCACGGTGCCCAGCGTGCCGGGCGCGCTGCGGTCCGCGTTCGCCGACCGGGTGCCGGTGGTGACCGTGCACGACGCCGCGTCGCACGCCATGGCCTGGCTCGGTTCGGCGCTCGGCGCGCCGGCGGTGCCGCTCGGGGTGGACGAGTTTGGCCAGTCCGGCAGCGTTGCCGAGCTGTACGAGTTGCACGACCTGCTGCCCGGCAGCATCGTCAACGCCGCCCTGGCCGCCCTCGCGCTGCGCTGACGCTCACGTTCCCGACGCTGCCGCCCCGGCCCGCGCTCAGCGGGTCGGGGTGGGGGTGACCGAGGCGGGTGCCCCGGCGGACGGGTTCTCCACCACGTGCCGTTCCAGGTTGACCTGGGCCTGCCCGGTGCCGCCGACGGTGATGTCGTCGTACGCCTGGAGCATCTTCTGCTGGTCGAAGTAGAGCACGGACATCGACAGCGGGGTCGGCTTCTCACCCTCCAGGCCGCGCAGCCCGGCGCCGCCGGTGGAGCCCTCCACCATCAGCGTGGTGGGCTGCTGGCCGGGTGCCTGGGGCAGCTTGGAGACCTGCCGGGAGTGGGTGTGCCCGGCCAGCACCAGCGGGCAGGTGCCGGCGAGCGGCCCGGCGGACGCCGGGTCGTGCACCAGCGCAATGTTCACCGGCTGCGGTGAGTTGCGCACCGTGCTGGCGAGCTGCTCGCCGGCCCCGATCACCTGGTCGGCCACCTGTTGGGTCAGCCCGCTGCCGGCCGGGGAGGTGTTCTTGTCCGGGGTGAAGCGCGGGTCGCCGATGCCGGCGATGGTCAGCCCGGCGACCGTGGTCGTCGAGTTGTTCAGCACGATCGCGTTCGGTTGGCGGGCCACCGCGGCGCCGGTGCGGCCCGAGTCGTGGTTGCCCCGGATGAACACGTACGGCTTCTTCAGCAGGCCGATCGAGCCGACGAAGGACGCCTCCGGCTCGCTGCCCCAGTCGGTGATGTCGCCGGTGTCGATCACCGCGTCGATGCCGAACTGCTCCACCACCGTCCGGATCAGCTGCCAGCCGGTCGGGTTGAGGTGCATGTCGGAGACGTGCAGCACCCGGGTGGTGCCGGGTGCTGGCTCGTACACCGGCAGCGCCGACACGGTCGTGTAGAGCTGGCTGACGTTGCCGACGATGCGTTGCAGCTGCTCGGCGTACTTGGTGTAGTCGTTGGCGATGCGGCGGGCGTCGCCCACGATGGCCGGGGCGTTGACCAGCAGCCCCTCGTAGCGCGGCTCCTCGATCGCCTGTGGGCGCAGGGTGGCCGCCGCCGTGCCGAGGCTGCCGGCGGTGACGAGCAGTGCCAGCCCGCCCGCCCAGGCGGTCCGCCGCACATCGCGGAAGATCAGCCCGGCGAGGATCAGGGTGACCAGCACCACCGAGGCGAGGGTCCGCAGGCCGAGCCGCATCACCCCGGACCGGACGTCCTCGACGGCGCTCTGGCTGGCCCGGCTGATGCTGGCCGGGTCGTCGATCAGCGCCTCGGTGCGTCCCTGGTCGAGCGCGCCCAGCCGCACGGTGAGGTGTGTCGGCCCGTCGTGGCTGTTCAGCAGGAGCGCACCGAGCGGAGGCACGTCGACGGTGGTGCCGCCGTCGCTGGCGGGGGTGAGGGTGAGGCTGGCCCGGAACGGCCCGATGTCGGTGTCCACCCGGCCGCCGGCCAGCACCCCGAGCACCGCCCCGGCCAGGGCCACGGCGAGCACGGCGAGGATCACCCCGGTGCGGCGCAGTGCACCGAGCCGGCCAGCTCGCAGGCCGGCCGACCGCTGCGGCTCGCCATCAGTCACCGACTCGCCACCGGTCACCGGGTCGTCCCGGTCTCCGGCGTCGTCGTGCTGCTCGTCGTGCTGCCCGTCCATGCTGAGATTCTGACCTGCCCGTCGGAGGATCTTGGCAAACCTGCAGGGATGGTGACGAAGGTCAGCTGCGACCGCCGTCGCCGCCGGCGAAGACCACCCGCAGGAGCCGGTCGTCGTCGGCCGCCGGGTTGCCCCGCCCGTCGTGGTTGGAGGTGCTCACCCAGAGCGACCCGTCCGGCGCGGCGGCCACCGCGCGCAGCCGGCCGTACCGGTTGGTGAGCAGCTCACTGGGCTGACCGAGCAGCGTGCCCATGTCGGTCAGCTCCATCACCCAGAGCCGCTTGCCGCGCAGGCAGCCGGTGACCAGCAGCCGATCCGCGGCGGCCAGCCCGGAGCAGGACGCGTCCGAGGTCGCCCACTGGGTGATCGGGTCGCTGTACCGCTTGTCGCCGGCCCGCCCCTCGACCTGCGGCCAGCCGTAGTTGCCGCCCTTGGTGATCTGGTTGATCTCGTCCCAGGTGTTCTGGCCGAACTCCACGGCGTACATCCGCTTGGCGGCGTCCCAGGTGAAGCCCTGCACATTGCGGTGCCCCAGCGACCAGACCGGGGAGCCGGGGTACGGATTGCCCGCGGCGGGCTTCCCGTCCGGGGTGATCCGCAGGATCTTGCCGCCGAGGCTCTTCACGTCCTGGGCGGCGGGGCGCTCACCGGCGTCACCCGTGCTGGCGTAGAGCTGCCCGTCCGGGCCGAAGCCCAGCCCGCCGCCGTTGTGCACGTTGGCCTTGGGAATGCCGGTGAGGATCGGGGTGGGCTGCCCACCGAGCTGCAGCCGGACGACCCGGTTGTCCTGCTCGGTCGTGTAGTAGACGAAGACCGTGCGGTCCTTGTCGTAGCCGGGGGAGACGGTGATGCCGAGCAGGCCGCCCTCGCCCGCCGCCGCCACGTCGGTGATCGTCTGCACCACCCGGACCCGCAGCCCGTCCGGCCCGGACTCGGGGCCGACCTGGAGAATCCGGCCGCTGTCCCGCTCGGTGACCAGCGCGCCGCCGTCCGGCAGGAAGGCGATCGCCCAGGGCACCCGCAGCCCCTTGGCGAGCACCGTCGCCACCGCCTGCTGGCCGGCGCCGCCGGGGCTCGCCGGCGCCGACGGGGTCGGCAGGTTGGGCGGCTCACCGGCCGGGTCCGGCTCCGGCTCGCCGAAGCTGCAACCGGCGGCGAACAGCAGCGCCGCGCAGGACGCCGCGAGGGCCGCCCGGAGGCGGCGGGTGCGAGAGTACGGGGGACGGGCGCTCACCCGGCCCAGGGTATCCCGCCGGACGGCCCGGCCGGGCCCGACAGGACACGGCGGATGCCGGCGGTGCTCCGGGGTGGACCGTTCAGCGTGCCCGCACGGCCAGCAGCGCGGTGTCGTCCTCGCGGTGCCGGGTCGAGGCGAGCAGCAGGTCGCACAGCTCGTCGAGGGGCAGCGTGTCGGTGCCGGTCAGCCGGTCCAGCAGCTCGGCGAGCCCCTCGTCGATGGACCGGTCCCGCCGCTCGATCAGCCCGTCGGTGTAGAGCAGCAGGGTGTCGCCGGTGGCCAGGCTGGCCGACTGGCTGGTCCGCCGCACCGGCCGGGCCAGGCCGAGCAGTGCTTCCGGCGGCGCTTCGAGGACCTCCACCGCGCCGCCGGCACGGACCAGCAGGGCCGGCGGGTGCCCGGCGTTGGACCAGGTCATCTCCCAGCCGCCGGACCGTTGGGGACAGATCCGGACCAGCGTCGCGGTGGCCGCGATCGGCAGCCGCAGGCCGCGGATCGCGCCGTCCAGGTGGGTCATCAGCTCACCGACCGCGTCCTGCCGGCCGAACGCGTTGCCGCGCACCAGGTTGCGCAGCTGGCCCATGGTCGCCGCCGCCTCGATGTCGTGCCCGGCCACGTCCCCGATCGCCGCGATCAGGTCCCCGTCGGGCTGGACGAAGGCGTCGTACCAGTCACCGCCCACCTCCACCCGGTCGGCCGCCGGCTGGTAGCGGGCCGCCAGCTCCAGCTCGGGTACGACCGGCAGCTGCGGCAGCATGCTGTGTTGCAGCACCTCGGCGACGTGCCGCTGCTCGCCGTACATCGAGCTGTTGCCGATCGCCTGCCCGGCGCGGCGGCCGATGTCCACCGCGGTGAGCAGGTCGCGGTCGTCGAACTGCTGGCGCTGGGCGTCGTTGACCAGGGTGATCGCGCCGAGCACCGTGCCGCCGGCGGCACGGACCGGCACGCAGAGGTAGGAGGCGATGCCCAGGCGGTCGCCGATCGACGCCATCTCCGGATTCGTTGTGCCACGTGCCACGTCCGCCAGCGACGCCACAGCGCCGAGCCGGGGCCGGCCGGTCCGCAGCACCGCCCGGATGGCCGAATCCGCGCTCAGCCCGGTGCGCAGCAGCTCGGCGAAGCGGTCGACGTCCGCAGTCCGGGCGGGGTCCCGGTGTACCGCGACCACCTCGCGGGGCAGGCCGGTCGGCCCGACCAGGGTGAGCAGGCACCAGTCGGCGAGCAGCGGCACCATGGTGTCGGCGAGCCGGCGCAGCACGGTGCCCACGTCCAGCGTGCCGGCCAGCGTCTCGCTCAGGCCGGCGAGCAGTTCCAGTCGCTCGTGCGCCCGCACGACCCGCCGACGTGCCTCCTGCGCCCCGTCCAGCGCGATCCGCAGTCGCAGCTCCGACGAGCAGGCGGCGGCCAGGTCGGCCAGCGTCCGGAGCTGCCCGGCGGTCCAGGCCCGCGGCTTGCTGTCGATGGCGCACAGCGAGCCGAGCACCCGGCCGGAGAGGTCGGTCAGCGGCATCCCGGCGTACGCGACCACGCCGAGGTCTTCGATGGCCAGGTTGTCCCGCACGCGGGGGTAGAGCCGGGCGTCCGGCAGCACCATCGGCACCTCGATGTCCACCACGTGCTGGCAGAACGAGTGGCTCAGCGGGGTCTGCCGGCGCTCCGCCCAGGGCTCCGGCAGCCCGACCGCGCCGGGGAAGAACTGCCGCTCGGCGGAGACCAGGGAGACCAGCGCGACGGGTACGTCCAGCAGGTCGCTGACCAGGCGGGCGAACCGGTCGAACGCCTCGTCCGGGGCGGCGTCCAGCCCGGTGTCGGCGAGCGCCCGCAGCCGTGCCGGATCGCTGAGCGCCGGGGGTGGTGCGATCGAACGCCGGGGGCGGGCGGGGGAGCCGTCGGTCATGAGCACCTGTCTGCCGGGCGGAGGCCGACCGGCACTCCGACCATCCGTTATACCTGGTTCGCGCCGCGGCCGAACGTCGGTGTGCCGAGTCTCGCCCGGGCCGACTCGGCGCGCCATCCCCCGGGACGCCGGTTCGCCGCCGTGCCCGCACCGGCCGCCGGTGCGGGGGCTATCGTCGGCGGACGTGAAGGTATGGATTCCGCACCAGGCCGGCCTGAACCTCGTTGGCGAGCTGCCCCCGAACGTGACGGTGGAAGTCGTCGAGCACGCCGAGCGGCTGCCCTCCGCGGTGGCCGGCGTGCGGTTCTGGGTACCGCCGTTCCTGGCCGGCTCGGACGCGACCGCGCTGCTGCACGAGCTGCCCGATCTGGCGGTGGTGCAACTGCTCTCCGCCGGTGCGGACGCCTGGGCGGGTCGGACGCCGACGGGTGTCACGCTCTGCGACGCCCGGGGAGTGCACGATCCGTCCACGGCCGAGTGGGTCGTCACGGCGATCCTGACCCAGCTACGGGCGTTCCCGGCCTTCGTCCGGGCGCAGGCCGACCGGCGGTGGGCATTTGGCGACGTCGCCCCGACCGACGAGCTCACCGGCAAGAGGGTGCTCATCGTCGGGGCCGGTTCGATCGGCACCGCGGTACGGGACCGGCTCGCCCCGTTCGAGGTGAGCTTCACCCTGGTGGCCCGGACCGCCCGGCCCGAGCAGGGGGTGCACGGCGTCGAGGAGCTGCCCAGGCTGCTGCCGGAGGCCGACGTCGTGGTGGTGCTGGTGCCGCTCACGGACCAGACGCGCGGCCTGATCGACAAGGAGTTCCTGACCGCGATGCCGGACGGTGCGCTGCTGGTCAACGCGGCCCGGGGGCCGGTGGCCCGTACCGAGGCGCTCGTCGCCGAGCTGGGCACCGGCCGGATCTCGGCGGCGCTCGACGTCACCGACCCGGAGCCACTGCCCGCCGATTCTCCGCTGTGGACGATGCCGAACGTGCTGCTTACTCCGCACGTGGCCGGGTCGGTGCGAGGGCTGCTGCCGCGCGCCTACCGGCTGGTCGGCGATCAGGTGCGGCGCTTCGCCGCCGGCCAGCCGCTGATCAACACGGTGGTCGACGGCTACTGACCGCGTAGCTCAGCCGGCCGCTGACCGCGTGGCTCAGCCGGCCGCGCCGGGCAGCGTCTGGCCGGTTGCCGAGACCAGCCGGGGCAGGTCCGAGCCGTGTACCGCCGGTAGGACGACCTGCTGGCCGTCGTCGAGCCGGGCGACCGCCCGCCCGCGCGGGTCGGTGGCCAGCTCGACGACCCGGTCCCAGCCGATCCGGCGCTGCCCCGCCAGTGCGCGCAGGCGCAGCTCCCGGTCGTCGGCGTCGGTGCCGGCCCGCCAGGCCCACACGCCGACGGCGAGCGGGACGAGCAGCACCGGCAGCAGGTACGCCCGGGCGTTGGCCAGCGGCAGGGCGCCGATGAAAGCGATGATCGCGGCGGCCAGGATGCCTTGGTTGTACCGGAAGCGGATCGTGTTGGGCGTACTCACCCTCCGATGATCCCACCCCCGGCTGGTCCGGCTCGCGGCGGGCGGTGCCGGGCCGCCCGGCACGCCGTACAGTGGCACGGGTCACTGCCTCCTTTCGGTGGCCGGCGCGTAACCGATTTGACCGCCGGTCGTTCTCGACTGGTGGGCAGCGGACCCGCAACGTCCGATGTCCCGCACCGCCGCACCGCCCCGTGCCCCCTCACGAAGGCGACCGCCGTGCTCCTCGCGTACCCGTTCCGCGTCCTCGTCCCCCGCCGGGCGGCGCCGGAGGTCGCCGTGTCCGCGGCGGTGACGCTGCTCGTCCTCGCCGGCGCCGCTGGCCTGGCCCCGACGTCGGTGGTGATCGCACTGGCCGGCGGTGCGGGCGCCACGCTCGCCGGGGTGCGGCTCTCCCGGCTGGCCACCCGGGGCTCCGCCGATCTGTCGCCCGCCGATCTGTCGCCCGCCGATCCGTCGCACCCCGATCTGTCGCACCCCGATTCTTCGCCGCGCGCGGCGGCGGTGCTGCTCGACGCGGCGGTGGTGGCAGCCGGTGTCAGCGCCGCTGTGTTGCCGCTGGCCGACAGCGGGCATCGGGC
The nucleotide sequence above comes from Micromonospora sp. NBC_00389. Encoded proteins:
- a CDS encoding metallophosphoesterase, whose protein sequence is MDGQHDEQHDDAGDRDDPVTGGESVTDGEPQRSAGLRAGRLGALRRTGVILAVLAVALAGAVLGVLAGGRVDTDIGPFRASLTLTPASDGGTTVDVPPLGALLLNSHDGPTHLTVRLGALDQGRTEALIDDPASISRASQSAVEDVRSGVMRLGLRTLASVVLVTLILAGLIFRDVRRTAWAGGLALLVTAGSLGTAAATLRPQAIEEPRYEGLLVNAPAIVGDARRIANDYTKYAEQLQRIVGNVSQLYTTVSALPVYEPAPGTTRVLHVSDMHLNPTGWQLIRTVVEQFGIDAVIDTGDITDWGSEPEASFVGSIGLLKKPYVFIRGNHDSGRTGAAVARQPNAIVLNNSTTTVAGLTIAGIGDPRFTPDKNTSPAGSGLTQQVADQVIGAGEQLASTVRNSPQPVNIALVHDPASAGPLAGTCPLVLAGHTHSRQVSKLPQAPGQQPTTLMVEGSTGGAGLRGLEGEKPTPLSMSVLYFDQQKMLQAYDDITVGGTGQAQVNLERHVVENPSAGAPASVTPTPTR
- a CDS encoding PQQ-dependent sugar dehydrogenase, with the protein product MSARPPYSRTRRLRAALAASCAALLFAAGCSFGEPEPDPAGEPPNLPTPSAPASPGGAGQQAVATVLAKGLRVPWAIAFLPDGGALVTERDSGRILQVGPESGPDGLRVRVVQTITDVAAAGEGGLLGITVSPGYDKDRTVFVYYTTEQDNRVVRLQLGGQPTPILTGIPKANVHNGGGLGFGPDGQLYASTGDAGERPAAQDVKSLGGKILRITPDGKPAAGNPYPGSPVWSLGHRNVQGFTWDAAKRMYAVEFGQNTWDEINQITKGGNYGWPQVEGRAGDKRYSDPITQWATSDASCSGLAAADRLLVTGCLRGKRLWVMELTDMGTLLGQPSELLTNRYGRLRAVAAAPDGSLWVSTSNHDGRGNPAADDDRLLRVVFAGGDGGRS
- a CDS encoding SpoIIE family protein phosphatase, yielding MTDGSPARPRRSIAPPPALSDPARLRALADTGLDAAPDEAFDRFARLVSDLLDVPVALVSLVSAERQFFPGAVGLPEPWAERRQTPLSHSFCQHVVDIEVPMVLPDARLYPRVRDNLAIEDLGVVAYAGMPLTDLSGRVLGSLCAIDSKPRAWTAGQLRTLADLAAACSSELRLRIALDGAQEARRRVVRAHERLELLAGLSETLAGTLDVGTVLRRLADTMVPLLADWCLLTLVGPTGLPREVVAVHRDPARTADVDRFAELLRTGLSADSAIRAVLRTGRPRLGAVASLADVARGTTNPEMASIGDRLGIASYLCVPVRAAGGTVLGAITLVNDAQRQQFDDRDLLTAVDIGRRAGQAIGNSSMYGEQRHVAEVLQHSMLPQLPVVPELELAARYQPAADRVEVGGDWYDAFVQPDGDLIAAIGDVAGHDIEAAATMGQLRNLVRGNAFGRQDAVGELMTHLDGAIRGLRLPIAATATLVRICPQRSGGWEMTWSNAGHPPALLVRAGGAVEVLEAPPEALLGLARPVRRTSQSASLATGDTLLLYTDGLIERRDRSIDEGLAELLDRLTGTDTLPLDELCDLLLASTRHREDDTALLAVRAR
- a CDS encoding 2-hydroxyacid dehydrogenase — its product is MKVWIPHQAGLNLVGELPPNVTVEVVEHAERLPSAVAGVRFWVPPFLAGSDATALLHELPDLAVVQLLSAGADAWAGRTPTGVTLCDARGVHDPSTAEWVVTAILTQLRAFPAFVRAQADRRWAFGDVAPTDELTGKRVLIVGAGSIGTAVRDRLAPFEVSFTLVARTARPEQGVHGVEELPRLLPEADVVVVLVPLTDQTRGLIDKEFLTAMPDGALLVNAARGPVARTEALVAELGTGRISAALDVTDPEPLPADSPLWTMPNVLLTPHVAGSVRGLLPRAYRLVGDQVRRFAAGQPLINTVVDGY
- a CDS encoding PH domain-containing protein, which encodes MSTPNTIRFRYNQGILAAAIIAFIGALPLANARAYLLPVLLVPLAVGVWAWRAGTDADDRELRLRALAGQRRIGWDRVVELATDPRGRAVARLDDGQQVVLPAVHGSDLPRLVSATGQTLPGAAG